In one window of Cydia fagiglandana chromosome 1, ilCydFagi1.1, whole genome shotgun sequence DNA:
- the LOC134664296 gene encoding uncharacterized protein LOC134664296, with the protein MGKHKKKSRKHKRARSVSSSSTVRSSDSESARTPSPLPPQRKKTRKLDRSILYSLLRTDHQWPSWKWSDWHTRLSVSFQIQRNMFELLKEIIERKPAENQSLYEFYFDQKCKIDRLRLNFSDQDVISIVLGNIGDGNIESNTFNSCDQFASYLHSRTYKAKKQTNVSLPKANHVQSPVVNTSSNASVATTTSRAVASGSVGSVSNENNSQARKTIKCFLCGGNHKRMHCDIKCEFCGIRGHIESTCNRKKNVKTEQKSEKPEVKFVSSSNSRNKFVKKVVLNNVLVHDAFIDPGSSCSIISQLAQ; encoded by the exons ATGGGGAAGCATAAGAAGAAAAGTCGTAAACATAAACGCGCTCGATCAGTCAGTAGTTCTAGTACCGTCAGAAGTTCTGACAGTGAGAGTGCCCGAACCCCGTCACCTCTGCCTCCACAACGCAAGAAGACCAGGAAACTAGATCGGTCAA tattatattctttgttaCGCACTGATCACCAATGGCCGTCATGGAAATGGTCTGATTGGCATACTAGGTTGTCTGTTAGCTTTCAAATTCAAAGGAACATGTTTGAACTTTTGAAGGAGATAATAGAACGAAAACCAGCTGAAAATCAATCTCTGTATGAATTCTATTTCGATCAGAAATGTAAAATTGACCGGTTACGTTTAAACTTTTCGGATCAAGACGTCATTTCAATAGTTCTCGGAAATATAGGCGACGGAAATATTGAATCCAATACATTTAATTCGTGTGATCAGTTCGCAAGTTATTTGCATAGTCGGACATACAaagcaaaaaaacaaacaaacgtTTCACTTCCAAAGGCAAATCACGTTCAGTCACCTGTCGTTAACACTTCTAGTAATGCAAGCGTAGCTACAACGACAAGTCGAGCGGTTGCGTCGGGTTCTGTCGGTTCCGTTTCAAACGAGAATAATTCACAGGCGCGTAAAACAATCAAATGTTTCTTATGCGGCGGAAATCATAAGCGAATGCATTGTGACATAAAGTGTGAGTTTTGCGGGATAAGAGGACATATTGAATCTACATGTAATCGAAAGAAAAATGTTAAAACGGAACAGAAATCTGAAAAACCCGAGGTAAAATTTGTGTCATCTTCAAATTCTCGAAACAAGTTCGTGAAGAAGGTAGTTCTAAATAATGTTTTGGTTCACGATGCATTCATAGATCCGGGAAGTAGCTGTTCGATTATATCACagttagctcaatag